The Lachnospiraceae bacterium oral taxon 500 genome window below encodes:
- a CDS encoding peptidase S51, with translation MKLFLCSHFAGVGNLIKEEIEMKKVVFVPTASVNEGYTGYVGSARKLFNKMGAIVTEIDISKEDFSTIKSAFEDANIIYFTGGNSFFLIDQLRKTGVAELLKKELEKGKLMIGESAGAIICAPNISYIERMDEKPEGYSQTDDNGLNLIDFYVLPHYLTAPFKKVTAAILKEFSDLKICPINNHQAIIIDGQSSNIIGE, from the coding sequence ATGAAATTATTTTTGTGCTCGCACTTTGCAGGTGTTGGAAATTTAATTAAAGAAGAAATTGAAATGAAAAAAGTGGTTTTTGTACCGACGGCTTCTGTTAATGAAGGCTATACCGGATATGTAGGTTCTGCAAGAAAACTATTTAATAAAATGGGAGCGATTGTTACGGAGATTGATATTTCAAAGGAAGATTTTTCAACGATAAAGTCAGCTTTTGAAGATGCAAATATTATTTATTTTACCGGCGGTAATTCATTTTTTCTTATTGACCAATTACGCAAGACAGGTGTTGCTGAATTGTTAAAGAAAGAGTTGGAAAAGGGAAAACTTATGATTGGTGAGTCGGCGGGAGCAATTATATGTGCACCAAATATTTCATATATTGAAAGAATGGATGAAAAGCCGGAAGGATATTCACAAACGGATGATAACGGACTTAATTTGATTGACTTTTATGTCCTGCCGCATTATCTTACAGCGCCATTTAAGAAAGTTACGGCTGCTATTTTAAAAGAGTTTTCCGATTTGAAGATATGTCCTATTAACAATCATCAAGCTATTATCATTGACGGTCAATCATCCAATATAATTGGAGAGTAG
- a CDS encoding GNAT family N-acetyltransferase yields the protein MIIRRFLPEEAEEVSNLIAKTLREVNIKDYTIEYIENSVQNLQPKNILERAKWTHFYVVCDENRIIGCGAIGPYWDYENESSLFTIFVLPEYQGKGIGRKIIETLEQDEYFLRAKRIEIPASITATPFYLKMGYTFKGGITEPDEELLIRLEKHR from the coding sequence ATGATTATAAGAAGATTTCTGCCGGAAGAGGCGGAAGAAGTATCAAATTTGATTGCTAAAACGTTAAGAGAAGTCAACATCAAAGACTATACAATCGAATACATTGAAAATAGTGTTCAAAATTTGCAACCGAAAAATATCTTAGAGCGTGCGAAATGGACTCATTTTTATGTTGTGTGTGATGAAAATCGAATCATTGGCTGTGGTGCAATAGGTCCTTATTGGGATTATGAGAATGAAAGCAGCCTGTTTACAATCTTCGTGCTCCCTGAATATCAAGGAAAAGGGATTGGCCGAAAAATCATTGAGACTCTGGAACAAGATGAATACTTCCTTCGGGCAAAAAGAATAGAGATACCAGCCTCCATAACAGCAACGCCTTTTTACTTAAAAATGGGCTACACATTTAAAGGCGGCATCACAGAACCGGATGAGGAGTTGTTGATAAGATTAGAAAAGCATCGATAA
- a CDS encoding competence protein TfoX, which translates to MNEFNEFVREVFSAAGDIVIKSMMGGYLVYLNGKLIGDIGDNELFLKRTPTSDRLLADSELRYPYEGSKTLMHVFDRFEDTALVLELLDGMYTELPEKKPAKAR; encoded by the coding sequence GTGAATGAATTTAATGAATTTGTTCGTGAGGTTTTTTCCGCAGCAGGTGATATTGTCATAAAATCCATGATGGGCGGATATCTTGTATACCTCAATGGTAAGCTGATAGGTGACATTGGCGATAATGAACTGTTTTTGAAGAGAACGCCGACATCAGACAGGCTACTTGCGGATTCCGAATTGCGTTATCCGTATGAAGGCTCAAAGACACTGATGCATGTATTTGATAGATTTGAAGATACGGCGCTTGTTCTGGAACTTCTGGATGGTATGTATACGGAGCTTCCGGAAAAGAAACCTGCGAAAGCCAGATGA
- a CDS encoding molybdopterin oxidoreductase, with protein MDEKFICIVCPVGCELQVRTDEAGNLQAVAGNRCGRGRKYAAEECRMPMRMLTSTVRVENGRYPRLPVITSESIPKEMIPQVMAAINSVTVTAPVNLREVVIKNVCGLPADILASRSMKAI; from the coding sequence ATGGATGAAAAGTTTATTTGTATTGTTTGTCCGGTTGGCTGTGAGCTTCAGGTTCGGACGGACGAAGCGGGCAATTTGCAGGCGGTGGCGGGGAACCGCTGCGGCCGGGGGAGAAAGTATGCCGCCGAGGAGTGCCGGATGCCGATGCGGATGCTGACTTCAACGGTTCGGGTGGAAAACGGGCGCTACCCGCGGCTGCCGGTGATTACCTCGGAGAGCATCCCCAAAGAGATGATTCCGCAGGTGATGGCGGCGATTAACAGCGTTACAGTGACCGCTCCGGTTAATTTGCGGGAAGTTGTGATTAAAAATGTGTGCGGGTTGCCGGCCGATATTTTGGCCAGCCGCAGTATGAAAGCGATTTAA
- the glpK gene encoding glycerol kinase, with protein sequence MGMRYILSIDQGTTSSRAILFDEEAQVVGMAQKEFRQYFPQPGWVEHDANEIWLSVLAVMAEVITQSGVRPEDVAAIGITNQRETAVIWDRVTGMPVYHAVVWQSRQTEEICDRLREQGWQQKIKDKTGLLIDPYFSAGKWQWILENVAGAREKAEAGELLAGTIDSFLTWKLSGGKVHVTDYSNASRTQLFNIHTLQWDQELLDLFTIPRAMLPEVKPSSCLYGETAEYHFFGQKVPIAGIAGDQQAALFGQGCFEVGMVKNTYGTGCFLLMQTGEKPVSSDNGLLTTIAWGLDGRVEYALEGSVFVAGSAVQWLRDGLRMIKSAAQTEEYADRVSSSGGMYLVPAFVGLGAPYWNSSVRGAIFGLTRGTTKEHFIRATLEAICYQSRDIMDLMKAESRLELDTLRVDGGAVQNNFLMQFQSDILNAKVERTVNQESTALGAAFLAGLAVGIWKDKREILSKISIDRTFAPQISQQERDALYAGWQRAVKAAQEF encoded by the coding sequence ATGGGCATGAGGTATATTTTATCAATTGATCAGGGAACAACCAGCAGCCGGGCAATCTTATTTGATGAAGAAGCGCAGGTAGTAGGCATGGCGCAGAAAGAGTTCCGCCAGTATTTTCCCCAGCCGGGCTGGGTTGAGCATGATGCAAATGAGATTTGGCTGAGCGTACTGGCGGTAATGGCTGAGGTCATCACCCAATCCGGTGTCCGGCCCGAGGATGTGGCGGCGATTGGAATTACCAATCAGCGGGAAACGGCAGTCATTTGGGATCGGGTTACCGGCATGCCAGTTTATCATGCTGTCGTCTGGCAGTCCCGTCAAACCGAAGAAATTTGTGACCGACTGCGGGAGCAGGGCTGGCAGCAAAAAATCAAGGACAAAACCGGATTGTTAATTGATCCTTATTTTTCAGCGGGCAAGTGGCAGTGGATTTTGGAAAATGTGGCGGGGGCAAGGGAAAAGGCGGAAGCCGGGGAGCTGCTGGCCGGGACGATTGACAGCTTTTTGACATGGAAATTAAGCGGCGGTAAGGTGCATGTTACTGATTACAGCAACGCTTCACGGACGCAGCTTTTTAATATTCATACTTTGCAGTGGGATCAGGAGCTGCTGGATTTGTTTACTATTCCCCGGGCGATGCTGCCGGAGGTGAAACCGTCGTCCTGTCTTTACGGAGAAACGGCGGAATATCATTTCTTTGGGCAAAAAGTACCGATTGCCGGAATCGCCGGCGATCAGCAGGCGGCACTGTTCGGGCAGGGCTGCTTTGAGGTTGGCATGGTCAAAAACACTTACGGCACGGGCTGCTTTTTACTGATGCAGACCGGAGAAAAGCCGGTCAGTTCGGATAACGGGCTTTTAACCACGATTGCCTGGGGACTGGACGGCCGGGTAGAATATGCCTTGGAGGGCAGTGTTTTTGTAGCAGGCAGTGCGGTTCAGTGGCTGCGCGACGGTCTGCGGATGATTAAATCGGCGGCGCAGACGGAGGAATACGCCGACAGGGTGTCGAGCAGCGGGGGCATGTATTTGGTGCCGGCTTTTGTCGGTTTAGGCGCGCCGTATTGGAACAGCAGTGTTCGGGGAGCAATTTTTGGACTGACTCGGGGAACGACCAAGGAGCATTTTATTCGGGCGACCTTGGAGGCCATCTGCTACCAAAGCCGGGATATCATGGATTTGATGAAGGCCGAAAGCCGCTTGGAGCTGGATACGCTGCGGGTGGACGGCGGAGCGGTGCAGAATAATTTTTTGATGCAGTTCCAAAGCGATATTTTAAATGCCAAGGTAGAGCGAACCGTCAATCAGGAAAGTACGGCGCTGGGAGCAGCTTTTTTAGCCGGGCTGGCGGTTGGCATCTGGAAGGATAAGCGGGAGATTCTCAGTAAGATCAGTATTGACCGGACCTTTGCGCCGCAGATTAGTCAGCAGGAGCGGGATGCACTGTACGCCGGCTGGCAGCGGGCAGTAAAAGCGGCACAGGAGTTTTGA
- a CDS encoding FAD/NAD(P)-binding oxidoreductase encodes MDSVKSSRERKDAKNKKRLVLRLFILFSAERKEKMIDVTVIGAGVIGAAVAYYLSHYDCKVTVLEKENDVAEGTSIANSGIVHSGHDPHPGTLKARFNVEGNRMYPELCRHLHVLYRQTGAFVVAVSTEETETLKQLKQQAADRGIPCQEMDGEAARKLEPNLSDQVIRVLSLPSTGVVDPWEITLGLMEEAVLNGCELELNERVTAIKRMEDHYEVTTERDGQQNIRRSRYVVNCAGVHGDDIYRLLAPAAEFRITPRRGEYFVLDNAIQPLVSRPIYPVPSKLGKGILAIPTIHDNVLLGPDSEEITDKENVGTERSRLDFIRQALTKTVKNIPFDKVIRSFAGLRPTGSSGDFVVREEENYPGFIQAIGIESPGLTAAPAIGRYIAEELIGAKEGYPRKENYQNRRPPVRLGGKSLEEKNQYVAADERFGRIICRCESVSEGEIIDCIQRPVGARTVKAVKKRVRPGSGRCQGGFCEPRVVELLARELGVSPLEILYDSGRSPLLVEETKQAKGAEHENG; translated from the coding sequence ATGGATTCAGTGAAATCGTCAAGAGAACGGAAAGACGCAAAAAATAAGAAAAGGCTTGTTTTGCGTCTTTTTATATTATTTTCTGCGGAAAGGAAAGAAAAAATGATTGATGTTACGGTAATCGGCGCAGGGGTGATTGGAGCGGCAGTTGCCTATTACCTGTCGCACTACGACTGCAAAGTAACGGTCTTGGAGAAGGAAAATGACGTGGCGGAAGGAACGTCAATTGCCAACAGCGGCATCGTTCATTCCGGGCATGATCCGCATCCGGGCACCTTAAAAGCCAGATTTAATGTGGAAGGCAATCGGATGTACCCGGAATTGTGCCGCCATCTGCATGTCCTTTACCGGCAGACCGGTGCTTTTGTGGTGGCGGTGAGTACCGAGGAAACGGAAACTTTAAAACAGCTAAAACAGCAGGCCGCCGATCGCGGAATCCCCTGCCAAGAAATGGATGGGGAAGCCGCCAGAAAGCTGGAGCCAAACTTAAGCGATCAGGTAATCCGGGTCTTGTCTTTGCCGAGCACCGGCGTGGTTGATCCGTGGGAGATTACCTTGGGACTGATGGAGGAAGCGGTTTTAAACGGCTGCGAATTAGAGCTGAATGAAAGAGTAACCGCCATTAAGCGGATGGAAGATCATTACGAAGTGACGACGGAGCGGGACGGGCAACAAAATATCCGGCGCAGCCGCTATGTAGTCAACTGCGCGGGAGTGCACGGCGATGATATTTACCGCTTGCTTGCGCCGGCGGCCGAGTTTCGGATTACGCCGCGGCGGGGGGAATATTTTGTGCTGGATAATGCGATTCAGCCCTTGGTCAGCCGGCCGATCTATCCGGTGCCGTCTAAGCTGGGCAAGGGGATTCTGGCAATTCCGACGATTCATGATAATGTCCTGCTCGGGCCGGATTCGGAGGAAATAACCGATAAAGAAAATGTCGGCACGGAGCGGAGCCGCCTGGATTTTATCCGGCAGGCGCTGACTAAGACTGTTAAAAACATCCCGTTTGATAAAGTCATCCGCAGCTTTGCCGGACTTCGGCCAACCGGCAGCAGCGGTGATTTTGTTGTTCGCGAGGAAGAAAATTATCCCGGCTTTATTCAGGCGATTGGAATTGAGTCGCCGGGTCTGACGGCGGCACCGGCAATCGGCAGGTATATTGCTGAGGAACTGATTGGGGCTAAGGAAGGCTATCCGCGGAAAGAAAATTATCAAAACCGGCGGCCGCCGGTTCGGCTGGGCGGCAAGAGCTTAGAGGAAAAAAATCAATATGTGGCGGCTGACGAGCGCTTCGGTCGGATTATTTGCCGTTGCGAATCGGTCAGCGAGGGCGAAATCATTGACTGTATCCAGAGGCCGGTTGGCGCCAGAACGGTTAAAGCTGTGAAAAAGAGGGTTCGGCCGGGTTCGGGCCGGTGTCAGGGCGGTTTTTGCGAGCCGCGAGTGGTTGAGCTGCTGGCCCGGGAACTGGGCGTTTCTCCGCTGGAGATTCTGTATGACAGCGGGCGCAGTCCGCTGCTAGTGGAGGAAACCAAACAGGCGAAAGGAGCGGAGCATGAAAACGGTTGA
- a CDS encoding phosphopentomutase codes for MRYILLLRGVNVGGKNKVSMSDLKELLLNEGFEAVDSYINSGNLFFSSAQNWESCIAKITYVLESNYDFSIPFALITREEYLEERAGLPDWWEGELARRDVLFFSCNLDKSDILDFIDKSTFHNEIVYVGKHAVFWGKYDESEYLKTTYHKKLMKQDFYKKITIRNGNTFEKIAEIFENER; via the coding sequence TTGAGATATATACTTTTATTGCGTGGCGTAAATGTGGGTGGCAAGAATAAAGTATCAATGAGTGATTTGAAAGAATTATTGTTAAATGAGGGATTTGAAGCTGTTGATTCTTATATCAACAGTGGAAATTTGTTTTTCAGTAGTGCCCAAAACTGGGAAAGTTGTATCGCGAAAATAACATATGTGTTAGAAAGTAACTACGACTTTTCTATCCCTTTTGCTTTAATCACTAGAGAAGAGTATTTAGAAGAAAGAGCAGGATTGCCTGACTGGTGGGAGGGAGAGCTGGCAAGAAGAGATGTTTTATTCTTTTCGTGCAACTTGGATAAATCTGATATTCTTGACTTTATAGATAAATCTACATTTCATAATGAAATAGTGTATGTCGGGAAACACGCCGTATTCTGGGGGAAATATGATGAGTCGGAATACCTGAAAACTACCTACCATAAAAAATTAATGAAGCAAGATTTTTATAAGAAAATTACAATTAGAAACGGCAATACATTTGAAAAGATAGCAGAGATTTTTGAAAATGAAAGATAA
- a CDS encoding alpha/beta hydrolase gives MKNVVIYVHGKGGNAEEANHYKQFFDDNFEIIGFDYKSLNPWDAKIEFINYFNSIISKYNKIYLIANSIGAYFSLISLSDMPIEKAMLISPVVDMERIILNRMKCENITEDELILKKEIETSFGESLSWQYLSYVRKNTIHWDIPTNILFADNDNIISVDTMTNFANKINANLTTMRDGGHWFHTEEQMAFLDNWFKENI, from the coding sequence ATGAAAAATGTTGTTATATATGTTCATGGTAAGGGTGGTAATGCAGAAGAAGCTAATCACTATAAACAATTTTTTGATGATAACTTTGAAATAATTGGATTTGATTATAAATCATTAAACCCGTGGGATGCTAAAATTGAGTTTATCAATTATTTCAACTCCATCATTTCTAAATATAATAAAATCTATTTAATTGCGAATAGCATAGGAGCATATTTTTCACTAATATCTTTATCAGATATGCCTATCGAAAAAGCAATGCTGATTTCGCCAGTTGTTGATATGGAAAGAATAATTTTGAATAGGATGAAATGTGAAAATATAACTGAAGATGAACTCATCTTAAAGAAAGAAATTGAAACTTCTTTCGGTGAATCTTTATCTTGGCAATACTTGAGCTATGTTAGGAAGAATACTATACATTGGGATATACCAACAAATATTCTTTTTGCTGATAACGACAATATAATATCAGTAGATACGATGACAAATTTTGCTAATAAAATAAATGCAAATCTAACAACAATGAGAGATGGGGGACATTGGTTTCATACAGAGGAACAAATGGCTTTTTTAGATAACTGGTTTAAAGAGAATATTTAA
- a CDS encoding pyridine nucleotide-disulfide oxidoreductase, with protein MKTVDLAIIGGGSAGMAAACGAYEAGIRDILILERDKELGGILLQCIHNGFGLHYFKEELSGPEYAERWADKIEEYRIPYRLDTMVLDISPDKVITYTNAESGYQQIQAKAVVLAMGCRERTRGAIHIPGYRPAGVWTAGTAQRYLNMEGYLVGKKIFILGSGDIGLIMARRMALEGAQVLGVAEIMPYSNGLPRNIQQCLRDFDIPLYLSHTVTNVYGRDRVSGIQLSQVDEKLRPIAGTEKDFACDTLLLSVGLIPENQLSQNAGLGLSPKTKGALVNEANETECRGIFSCGNVLHVHDVVDFVSEEGLHAGRSAAAYLQGYLAQAEEAAAVAGAGIGYVLPQRVRKNQGADVTFSFRVTGVMENVELVVKIDGNAVKSVKKKHLIPAEMERITLTADELNGLQGEIQIEVQQRG; from the coding sequence ATGAAAACGGTTGACTTGGCAATTATCGGCGGAGGCAGCGCCGGCATGGCTGCCGCTTGCGGGGCGTATGAAGCGGGGATCAGGGATATTTTAATTCTGGAAAGGGATAAAGAACTGGGCGGCATTTTGCTGCAATGCATTCATAACGGCTTTGGTCTGCATTATTTTAAGGAAGAATTATCGGGGCCGGAATATGCCGAACGCTGGGCCGATAAAATAGAAGAATACCGGATTCCTTACCGGCTGGATACCATGGTGCTGGATATTTCTCCGGATAAGGTGATTACTTATACCAATGCCGAAAGCGGTTATCAGCAGATTCAGGCTAAAGCGGTGGTGCTGGCCATGGGCTGCCGGGAAAGAACCCGGGGCGCGATTCATATTCCGGGCTATCGGCCGGCCGGGGTTTGGACGGCGGGAACGGCACAGCGCTATTTGAATATGGAGGGCTATTTGGTTGGTAAAAAAATATTTATTTTGGGCAGCGGCGACATTGGTTTGATTATGGCCAGAAGAATGGCGCTGGAGGGAGCACAGGTGCTGGGTGTAGCCGAGATTATGCCGTATTCCAACGGGCTGCCTCGAAACATTCAGCAATGTCTGCGGGATTTTGACATCCCCCTGTATTTAAGCCATACCGTCACTAATGTGTACGGCCGCGACCGGGTCAGCGGAATTCAGCTGAGTCAGGTTGACGAGAAGCTCCGGCCGATTGCCGGAACGGAAAAGGACTTTGCCTGCGATACGCTGCTCCTGTCGGTCGGACTGATTCCGGAAAATCAGCTCAGTCAAAATGCGGGCCTCGGCCTGTCGCCGAAAACCAAGGGTGCACTGGTGAATGAAGCCAATGAAACCGAATGTCGGGGCATTTTTTCCTGCGGCAATGTGCTGCATGTGCATGACGTGGTTGATTTTGTCAGCGAAGAAGGGCTGCATGCCGGCCGCAGCGCCGCCGCTTATTTGCAGGGGTACTTAGCACAGGCGGAAGAAGCAGCAGCCGTAGCCGGTGCGGGGATTGGCTATGTGCTGCCGCAGCGGGTGCGCAAAAATCAGGGAGCGGATGTAACCTTTTCTTTTCGCGTGACCGGGGTGATGGAAAATGTGGAACTGGTTGTTAAAATAGACGGAAACGCGGTAAAATCGGTAAAGAAGAAACATTTGATTCCGGCGGAAATGGAAAGGATAACCTTAACCGCCGACGAATTAAACGGTTTGCAGGGCGAAATTCAGATAGAGGTTCAGCAGCGCGGTTGA
- a CDS encoding carboxypeptidase — protein sequence MKVKKIGIVSLSSGMMGESFIEHELKIGKERLKRYGIEIEFLPHALKGIDFIEAHPESRANDLLMAFKDDSIDMILCAIGGEDTYRLLPYLFENNELESAVKQKIFLGFSDTTMNHFMLNKVGIKTFYGQAFLPDVCELSNEMLPYTQKYFEELITTGKIKEIRPSDVWYQEREDFSENAVGTDMEKHTNTGFELLSGKPIFKGKILGGCLEPIYNVFDNSRFKDTVSVCNKYHLFPKLEDWKNKILLLETSEKKPHPDLFRKMINTIKEYGIFDVLSGVLVGKPQNETYYDEYKKILLEEISNKDLSIVYNLNIGHATPRCIMPFGVDAEVDIDKQVIVFNY from the coding sequence ATGAAAGTAAAAAAAATAGGAATTGTCAGCTTATCCAGTGGGATGATGGGAGAGAGTTTTATTGAACATGAACTTAAAATAGGCAAAGAAAGATTAAAAAGATATGGTATAGAGATTGAGTTCTTGCCTCATGCACTAAAAGGGATTGACTTTATAGAGGCTCATCCCGAAAGCAGAGCAAATGATCTTTTAATGGCTTTTAAGGATGATTCAATTGATATGATTTTATGCGCAATCGGAGGAGAAGATACATACAGATTGTTACCTTATTTGTTTGAAAATAACGAGTTGGAAAGCGCCGTCAAACAAAAAATATTTTTAGGATTTTCCGATACAACTATGAATCATTTTATGTTAAATAAAGTGGGTATCAAAACATTTTATGGACAGGCATTTTTACCGGATGTATGTGAACTTTCTAATGAAATGCTGCCATATACCCAAAAATACTTTGAAGAGCTAATTACAACAGGGAAAATAAAAGAAATACGGCCCAGTGATGTCTGGTATCAGGAAAGAGAAGATTTTAGTGAGAATGCGGTCGGAACTGATATGGAAAAGCATACAAACACTGGATTCGAATTGTTGAGCGGCAAGCCGATATTTAAAGGAAAGATTTTAGGAGGCTGCTTAGAGCCGATATACAATGTGTTTGATAACTCCAGATTTAAGGATACAGTATCGGTTTGCAATAAATATCATTTATTTCCAAAACTTGAAGATTGGAAAAACAAAATTTTGTTGCTAGAGACCAGTGAGAAAAAGCCTCATCCGGACTTATTTAGAAAAATGATCAATACTATAAAAGAGTATGGAATATTTGATGTACTTTCGGGTGTTTTAGTTGGAAAACCTCAAAACGAAACATACTATGATGAGTACAAGAAAATTTTATTAGAAGAAATCTCTAATAAAGATTTATCCATTGTTTATAACTTGAATATAGGTCATGCAACACCGAGATGCATTATGCCATTTGGAGTTGATGCAGAAGTGGATATAGACAAACAAGTGATTGTTTTTAATTATTAA
- a CDS encoding spermidine synthase codes for MEKEKILRNKTFLYLTEFFAGMSVMAVELGASRLLAPYFSSSQIVWTIIIGTIMIAMALGNVYGGRSADRNPNPDKLYGRIVLAGIWIALIPAAGKYVILAVSALLIFTVSSGFLMIAAFAACMIIFVFPLFLLGTVTPSLAKYSTDSLAENGKVVGALGAYNTIGSIIGTFVPTFVTIPAVGTSITFLLFAGILLVLAAIYFISVRRGRRKLALAAVVFMLCCALGYSDSFAFWETNLLYEGESVYNYLQVKENDQQVILSTNVLIGVQSVYMKEEELTGLYYDYALAGPLMVAGKRPEELKVLILGMGTGTYALQCRHFYPGITVEGVEIDDKITKLARDYFALPEDIKVTTYDGRAYLNADRQSYDLILVDAYQDITIPFQMSSVEFFSLVKTHLNENGVMIVNMNMRGTEPGNINEYLADTVASLFACVKAVNVPGITNRVLFVSDNTSLAEELAEKAKALENPKLKALMEKVADGCTDYQAGNYILTDDKAPVELLGMRVIDRLIQEEAAYYKGIYQEKGIKGVLEAF; via the coding sequence ATGGAAAAAGAGAAAATACTAAGAAATAAAACCTTTTTATATTTAACCGAGTTTTTTGCCGGTATGTCCGTGATGGCGGTGGAGTTGGGGGCCAGCCGGCTGTTGGCGCCGTATTTCAGTTCATCGCAAATTGTTTGGACGATTATTATCGGTACGATTATGATTGCTATGGCGCTGGGCAATGTCTACGGCGGCCGGAGCGCTGACCGGAACCCTAATCCGGATAAGCTGTACGGCCGGATTGTGCTGGCCGGGATTTGGATTGCGCTGATTCCGGCAGCGGGCAAGTATGTTATTTTAGCGGTGTCGGCGCTTTTGATTTTTACCGTCAGCAGCGGCTTTTTAATGATTGCCGCCTTTGCCGCCTGTATGATTATTTTTGTTTTTCCCCTGTTTTTGCTGGGAACGGTGACACCGTCGCTGGCCAAATATTCAACCGATAGTCTGGCTGAAAACGGCAAAGTTGTCGGCGCACTGGGAGCATACAATACCATCGGCAGCATTATCGGCACCTTTGTGCCGACCTTTGTAACCATTCCGGCGGTGGGCACGTCGATTACCTTTTTGCTGTTTGCCGGAATTTTACTGGTTTTGGCGGCGATTTATTTTATCAGTGTTCGGCGGGGCCGGCGCAAACTGGCGCTTGCGGCCGTAGTTTTTATGCTGTGCTGTGCTTTGGGCTATTCGGATTCCTTTGCTTTTTGGGAAACCAATCTCTTATATGAGGGCGAGTCGGTTTATAATTATTTGCAGGTTAAAGAAAACGACCAGCAGGTGATTTTATCCACCAATGTTTTGATCGGCGTGCAGTCGGTTTATATGAAAGAGGAGGAACTGACCGGGCTTTATTATGATTACGCGCTGGCTGGGCCGCTGATGGTAGCCGGTAAGCGCCCGGAAGAGCTGAAGGTTTTGATTTTGGGCATGGGCACGGGCACTTACGCTCTGCAATGCCGGCATTTTTATCCCGGCATTACGGTCGAGGGGGTGGAGATTGACGATAAGATTACCAAATTAGCGCGCGATTATTTTGCTCTGCCCGAGGATATCAAGGTAACCACCTATGACGGCCGGGCGTATTTAAACGCCGACCGGCAAAGCTATGACTTGATTTTGGTCGATGCTTATCAGGACATTACGATTCCTTTTCAGATGTCGTCGGTTGAGTTTTTTTCACTGGTTAAAACACATTTGAATGAAAACGGTGTCATGATCGTCAATATGAATATGCGGGGAACGGAGCCCGGCAACATTAATGAATATCTGGCGGATACGGTTGCTTCGCTTTTTGCCTGTGTCAAGGCAGTGAATGTGCCGGGAATCACGAACCGGGTTCTGTTTGTTTCGGATAATACTTCTTTGGCGGAAGAGCTGGCGGAAAAGGCAAAAGCGCTGGAAAATCCTAAACTAAAGGCGCTGATGGAAAAGGTGGCTGATGGCTGTACGGATTATCAGGCGGGGAATTATATTTTAACCGATGACAAAGCGCCGGTGGAGCTGCTGGGTATGAGAGTGATTGACCGGCTGATTCAGGAAGAGGCTGCTTATTACAAGGGCATTTATCAGGAAAAGGGCATTAAGGGGGTATTGGAGGCGTTTTAG